TGAAACCAGATGAACGACAGCGTGGCGGGCGAATTGTTGATGTAAGTCAGTTCCTCGCGCCCGGTGAGCTGGTGGGTTTTGTCGTCGAGGGCAACGTCGATGGAGTAGTTGACTTCCTGCTGAAAATAAGGGGCCGAAGAAATGCGGGGCGTCTTGGCAGGTTTGGCGGGTTGGGCCAGGGCCAGGCCCGGGAGGAGGGCCAGCAACCCGAACAGTATACGGTTTTGCATGCAGTGGTAGAAACGAGGAACATCCGTACGAACAACGGACGAGTGAAAGTAGTAGGTGAGGGGCCAGCCGCACGCCAGATGGCCCCTCGGGGTACGGCCAGCTTAGCTCAATGCTAGAGAATAGGGTCCTCGTGCGTACGGCCCAGCAGGCGCACCGTGCCGTAGCCCACCAACAAAAACAGCCCAAAAACGAGCGTCACGCCCCAGGTGCCGGGAAAGGAAAACGGGTGCAGCACGCGGTTCACAATGTCGTAGAACAGCGTGAGCGGGTTGGTAAGTACGTCCCAGGAATTGAAGCGCAGGTAGCGGCCCAGGTAGATGCCGAAGCTGCTGAGCAGCAGCGCTACCGTGGCAAAGGCCCAGCCCACCCAGGCACCCAGCCGCAGCTGCACCAGCCGCTGCATGTCCGAGAGCGAGGCGTAGGCCAGCATCAGCCCGTTCCAGGCACAGCTCAGAATCAGGGCCAAATCGTACCAGAGCGGTACGCCCGGGCGGGGATTGAGGTGGAACAAGTCGGTGAGGAGGTAGGGCGCGTTGGGAAAGAACAGTATCCAGGCTAGGCTCACCGGTACCAGTATTCGGGTCCGGAGCGGCGCCCGCGCTATGCCCAGCAAGGTGCTGAGCGCGAAGGGAACCACGGCCAGAAACAGATTCCAAAGCAGAAACAGGAACTGCAGGCGGCCCGTCATTGCCATACGGCCCACCACCAGCAACAGGCTGAGGGTGATGGAAGCAGCCAAGACAAAAACCAAGGTGAGCCGGGCACGGGAAAACGGTAGGCTTGAAGAAAGCGACACGGCAAGCAGCTGGGTTGGTGAAGGGAAAGATAACGCGGGGCGCAGCGTCTGGCGTATACGTACGGGCCGGCACTTCGTGGGGCCCGGCATTTGTGGCTAATTTCGCGCCGCTTACCACAGGGGCAAGCTTATTATCGGTTAAATGACGTTTACTCTTACGCTGCGCCGGCCGCTCGGGTGGCTGGTGGCCAGCCTACTGCTGAGCAGCCCTGTGCTAGCCCAAGTCCCGGCCAAGCCGCGGACCCCGGCGCCGGCGCCCGCCCAAGCAACTTCGCCTGATGCCCGCTACCGCAGCGGCAAAACCCTGCTCGACCAAGGCAAATACGCCGAGGCCCTGAAGCTGCTCGAGCCCCTGGCCCAGCCCAAGGCCCGCTTCGACCGCGCCGCCGATGCCGCCTACCTGAGCGCCGTGGCCGCCGCCCGCCTCAAGCAGTGGCCCGAAGCCGAGCAGCTGCTCAACCTGCTCCGGACCGAATACCCCACTTACCCCAACCTGCCCGATGCCCTGCTGCTGCAAGGCCAGGCGTCGTTTGAGCAGGAAGACTACGACACCGCACTCAAGACGCTGGCCCTGATGCCAGCCGATAAGTTGACGCCGGAGCGCGAGGCCTTGAAGGCCACCTACCTGCCGCGCATCAAAGACCGCAACACCTGGCTGCGCCTGCTGCGGCGCAGCTCCGACGATGCCACCCTGGCGCGGGCCTACGCCGACCACCTGATAGCCGGCGGCGCCTACACCGAAGCCGACCGCCCGGTGCTCGACGAGCTTATCGCCAAGTTCAGCCTCGACCGCGCCCGCTACACCCCCCGCCCCCGGGCCACCAAAAAGAGCAGCTACAACGTGGCCGTGCTGCTGCCTTTCGAGCTGAACGACCCGAGTTGGCAAACCCAGCGCAAAAACCAGTTCGTAACCGACCTCTACGCCGGCCTGCGCCTGGCCCAGGACAGCCTGCAGCGCGCCGGTCGCCAGCTCCAGCTCTTTGCCTACGACACCGGCGCCGATACCCTCACCCTGAAGCAGGTGCTGGCCCAACCCGAGCTGGCCGGCATGGACTTGCTGATTGGGCCGGTCTACAAATCCGGCGCCCGCCTGCTGGCCCGCTACGCCCGCGACCACCAGATAGTGTGCGTCAATCCGCTATCTGAAGACGGCGACTTGGTGCTCGATAACCCCTGGCACTACCTGTTTGGACCCAGCTCGGCCACCCAGGGACGGGTGGCAGCCCAGTTTGCGCTCAATGCTTTTGGCTCCGGCCGGCCCGGCATTCTGCTGCACGAAAAGACCAAGGACGAAACCGCCTTTGCCAATGCCTACCGGGCCACCTACGAAGCGCAGGGCGGCAAAATAGGCGTGCTGCGCAGCCTGGATTCTGACGTCGACGTCAGCCTGAGCGCCGCCTTCGCGGGCCTGGACTTGGCCAATGCCAGCCACGTGGTGGTGGCCTCCGACAACCGCCGCGTAGGGCCTTATACCCTCAATGTCCTGCAGCAGCAACCCGCAGGCAAGCGGCCTCCGCTCATCTGCCCCGGCTCCTGGTTAGATAACCCCCGCATCAGCATTGGCCAGCTCAATGGGCAGGGCATATACTTCGTTCAGCCCAAGTACTACGACGAACAGGCACCCGGTTTCCGGCGTTTCCGCCAGCTGTATTTGCAGTACCAGCACATTCCTCCGTCCATCTACGCCAACCAGGGGTTTGAAATGCTGCTGTATTTCGGCTCGGCCTTGTTCCAGTTCGGTCCTGCTTTCCAGGCAGGTCTGGCTGGTGTGGGGCCCGTGCCCGGGGCTATTTTCGAAGGCCAGAGCTACACGGGTGGAGCTCATGATAACCAAGTAGTGCCTATTGTCAAGCTGAACAACCTGGAGCTACAGGTGCTGCGCTAGGGCGCATCTGTACTCCTCACAGTACATCATGCTGAGCTTGCCTGTCATGCAGAGCGCAGCGAAGCATCTTATCAGGTGTGAACGATTCGTTCTGCGGTGATAAGATGCTTCGCTGCGCTCTGCATGACAGACGATTGGGTGACTACCCCAACCGTGATGCTCTTCACACTATGAAAGCTTTTAATAATTCTCTTTCGACAGTCACTCCAAATATGCTCAACCTCACCACTTCCGTTGCCTTATTCGACCGTGCTAAACCCCTCATTCCCGGTGGGGTAAACTCACCGGTGCGGGCCTTCCGGTCGGTTGGCGGCTCGCCGGTGTTTATGCAAAGCGCCCAGGGCGCCTGGCTCACCGACGTCGACGGCAACCGCTACGTTGATTTTATCAATTCCTGGGGCCCCATGATTCTGGGGCACGCCCCGCAAGTGGTGCTCGATGCCGTGACCAAAGCCCTGCCCAACTCGCTGAGCTTCGGGGCGCCCACCCAGCGCGAGGTCGAGATGGCGGAGCTGATTCGGCAGATGGTGCCCAGCATCGAGAAGGTTCGGCTGGTAAATTCCGGCACCGAGGCCTGCATGTCGGCCATTCGGGCGGCGCGCGGCTTTACGGGCCGGGCCAAAATTATCAAATTTGAAGGCTGCTACCACGGCCACGGCGATGCCTTTCTGATTGCGGCCGGCAGCGGCGCCCTCACCGCCGGCGAACCCGATTCGGCCGGCGTGACGCGCGGCGTGGCCCAGGACACCCTCACTGCTCCCTACAACGACCTGCCCGCCGTGGAAGCCCTGATAGCCGCCAATCCCGGCCAGGTAGCAGCCCTAATTCTGGAGCCGGTAGTGGGAAACATGGGCCTGGTAGCCCCCGCCGACGGCTTCCTGCAAGCCCTCCGGGCCCTTTGCACCGAGCATGGCATCGTCCTCATTTTTGATGAAGTGATGACCGGTTTCCGCCTCGCGCCCGGCGGTGCCCAGCAGCTCTACGGCATCAAGG
This region of Hymenobacter sedentarius genomic DNA includes:
- a CDS encoding DUF1361 domain-containing protein; the protein is MSLSSSLPFSRARLTLVFVLAASITLSLLLVVGRMAMTGRLQFLFLLWNLFLAVVPFALSTLLGIARAPLRTRILVPVSLAWILFFPNAPYLLTDLFHLNPRPGVPLWYDLALILSCAWNGLMLAYASLSDMQRLVQLRLGAWVGWAFATVALLLSSFGIYLGRYLRFNSWDVLTNPLTLFYDIVNRVLHPFSFPGTWGVTLVFGLFLLVGYGTVRLLGRTHEDPIL
- a CDS encoding ABC transporter substrate-binding protein, with protein sequence MTFTLTLRRPLGWLVASLLLSSPVLAQVPAKPRTPAPAPAQATSPDARYRSGKTLLDQGKYAEALKLLEPLAQPKARFDRAADAAYLSAVAAARLKQWPEAEQLLNLLRTEYPTYPNLPDALLLQGQASFEQEDYDTALKTLALMPADKLTPEREALKATYLPRIKDRNTWLRLLRRSSDDATLARAYADHLIAGGAYTEADRPVLDELIAKFSLDRARYTPRPRATKKSSYNVAVLLPFELNDPSWQTQRKNQFVTDLYAGLRLAQDSLQRAGRQLQLFAYDTGADTLTLKQVLAQPELAGMDLLIGPVYKSGARLLARYARDHQIVCVNPLSEDGDLVLDNPWHYLFGPSSATQGRVAAQFALNAFGSGRPGILLHEKTKDETAFANAYRATYEAQGGKIGVLRSLDSDVDVSLSAAFAGLDLANASHVVVASDNRRVGPYTLNVLQQQPAGKRPPLICPGSWLDNPRISIGQLNGQGIYFVQPKYYDEQAPGFRRFRQLYLQYQHIPPSIYANQGFEMLLYFGSALFQFGPAFQAGLAGVGPVPGAIFEGQSYTGGAHDNQVVPIVKLNNLELQVLR
- the hemL gene encoding glutamate-1-semialdehyde 2,1-aminomutase, whose amino-acid sequence is MLNLTTSVALFDRAKPLIPGGVNSPVRAFRSVGGSPVFMQSAQGAWLTDVDGNRYVDFINSWGPMILGHAPQVVLDAVTKALPNSLSFGAPTQREVEMAELIRQMVPSIEKVRLVNSGTEACMSAIRAARGFTGRAKIIKFEGCYHGHGDAFLIAAGSGALTAGEPDSAGVTRGVAQDTLTAPYNDLPAVEALIAANPGQVAALILEPVVGNMGLVAPADGFLQALRALCTEHGIVLIFDEVMTGFRLAPGGAQQLYGIKADMTTLGKIIGGGLPVGAYGGREDIMNQVAPAGKVYQAGTLSGNPMATAAGMAQLRYLHEHPELYTALEASSARLADGTRQIAADLGLNYTVNRVGSMFSLFFTSEPVTNLEDAKKCDTAAFGRYFHAMLHRGIYLAPSQFEALFVSTAITDELVEMYLKACRESLVEAHGL